A stretch of Eleutherodactylus coqui strain aEleCoq1 chromosome 2, aEleCoq1.hap1, whole genome shotgun sequence DNA encodes these proteins:
- the LOC136610406 gene encoding olfactory receptor 10C1-like: MVMRNNITSIILLGFPNLQNFTFLFFCLLIIIYCGTILGNLLIMVLYLMSKALQSPMYFFITQLSVCDILVTTDTVPTLLHTVLYGRCTVTLLGCIIQFSVFVTSESSECLLLSVMCYDRYLAICNPLRYHSIMNHMFCISSVIMIWSVGFIVTLINSICIYSFYFCGPHIIDHFYCDYEPILQLSCSDTSTIQKLHVIMGSIVVMVPLIPIVMSYVYIAIAILKIPSITGRHKAFSTCSSHLIVVSLFYGTLMIVYMFPRKGHSAILSKVLSLMYTVLTPLLNPIIYTLRNKDIKEALHKLKLRKK; encoded by the coding sequence ATGGTAATGCGAAATAACATCACCTCGATCATTCTTCTTGGATTTCCAAATCTTCAAAACTTTACATTTCTGTTCTTTTGTCTACTGATTATTATATACTGTGGGACCATTTTAGGAAACCTTCTTATCATGGTCTTATATTTAATGAGTAAAGCTCTTCAGTCCCCCATGTACTTCTTCATTACCCAGCTTTCAGTTTGTGACATCTTGGTGACTACGGACACTGTCCCCACCCTTCTTCACACTGTGCTGTATGGAAGATGTACTGTGACCCTCCTTGGctgcatcattcagttttctgtctTTGTGACCTCAGAGTCCTCTGAATGTCTTCTACTCTCAGTGATGTGTTATGACCGTTATCTGGCCATCTGTAACCCTCTTCGTTATCACTCCATCATGAATCATATGTTTTGTATCTCATCAGTGATTATGATTTGGTCGGTGGGCTTTATTGTAACTCTGATTAATTCAATTTGTATCTACAGTTTTTATTTCTGTGGACCACACATTATTGATCATTTTTACTGTGACTATGAACCTATACTGCAACTCTCTTGCTCTGATACATCCACAATCCAAAAATTGCATGTTATAATGGGATCAATTGTGGTTATGGTACCTTTAATACCAATTGTGATGTCTTACGTGTACATTGCAATAGCCATTCTTAAGATTCCATCCATTACCGGAAGAcataaagccttctccacctgtagCTCCCACCTCATTGTGGTTTCCTTATTTTATGGGACATTAATGATTGTTTACATGTTCCCAAGAAAAGGACATTCAGCAATCCTAAGCAAGGTCTTGTCTCTGATGTATACTGTGCTGACTCCTCTGCTTAATCCTATTATATACACTCTGAGGAACAAAGACATTAAAGAAGCTCTTCATAAACTTAAACTTAGAAAGAAATGA